The following coding sequences lie in one Rutidosis leptorrhynchoides isolate AG116_Rl617_1_P2 chromosome 4, CSIRO_AGI_Rlap_v1, whole genome shotgun sequence genomic window:
- the LOC139843766 gene encoding uncharacterized protein codes for MMKLIYAISVSLLFVCSKAVEQLSTKECEDLGFTGLALCSDCNALSEYVKDQELLSDCRKCCAEDSDDSTSKIMYSGAVLEVCMRKLVFYPEVVSFIEDEKEKFPSVKVQYSFNAPPKLIMLDDAGQKKEIIRGVIDNWKREHILEFLREKLKRTSAV; via the exons ATGATGAAGTTAATTTATGCAATATCAGTATCACTATTATTCGTATGTTCTAAGGCAGTAGAACAACTGAGCACAAAAGAGTGTGAGGATCTAGGGTTTACAGGTCTCGCGTTATGTTCAGATTGTAACGCTCTTTCTGAATATGTCAAGgatcaag AGCTGCTCTCCGATTGCAGAAAATGTTGTGCTGAGGATTCTGATGATTCAACTAGTAAG ATTATGTACTCTGGTGCTGTTTTGGAGGTATGTATGAGGAAGCTCGTGTTCTATCCAGAAGTTGTTAGTTTCATAGAAGATGAAAAGGAAAAGTTTCCGTCTGTCAAAGTTCAATATTCATTTAACGCGCCACCGAAGTTGATCATGTTGGATGATGCTGGACAGAAAAAAGAAATCATTAggggtgt AATTGACAACTGGAAGCGTGAACACATACTTGAATTCTTGAGGGAAAAACTGAAGCGAACATCAGCAGTCTGA
- the LOC139841507 gene encoding uncharacterized mitochondrial protein AtMg00810-like has product MNQRKYCLELLHEYGPLGCKPLSTPNEQNVVIATEVSDKDPLLENITYYQKLVGKFIYLTMTRPDIAYFVHCLSQFMHKPLFPHLKLAIHVLRYLKLSPRKGVLVENEGNFQLSAYVDADWAKASSFRKSVNGYCVYLGNSLISWKSKKQNVVSRSSAESEYRAMSNVATEIM; this is encoded by the coding sequence ATGAACCAAAGGAAATATTGTTTGGAATTATTACATGAATATGGGCCGTTAGGATGTAAACCTTTAAGTACTCCTAATGAACAAAATGTTGTTATTGCTACTGAAGTTTCTGATAAGGATCCTTTACTTGAAAATATTACATATTATCAAAAGTTAGTTGGTAAATTTATTTACTTGACAATGACTAGGCCTGATATTGCTTACTTTGTGCATTGTCTAAGTCAGTTTATGCATAAACCATTATTTCCTCATCTTAAACTTGCTATTCATGTTTTGAGATATTTAAAGTTATCTCCTAGGAAAGGTGTTTTGGTTGAAAATGAAGGTAATTTTCAATTATCTGCTTATGTTGATGCTGACTGGGCTAAAGCTAGTTCTTTTAGAAAATCTGTTAATGGTTACTGTGTATATCTGGGAAATTCTCTTATTTCCTGGAAGAGCAAAAAGCAAAATGTTGTCTCTAGATCTTCAGCAGAGTCTGAATATAGAGCAATGAGCAATGTGGCTACTGAGATTATGTAG